In one window of Macrobrachium nipponense isolate FS-2020 chromosome 2, ASM1510439v2, whole genome shotgun sequence DNA:
- the LOC135221458 gene encoding uncharacterized protein LOC135221458 — MMSKTIIATLAVVLLGIVAADPVAEPEAKADPGFHSGFHRGFGGFGGFGGFGGHFGGHGLGYGGYRGKRSPVAEPEAKAVAVADPEAEADPGHFGGFHRGFGGFGGFGGFGGHGFGYGGYRGKRSPVAEPEPEAEPGFVHGGFHRGFGGFGGLGGLGGFGGFGGHGFGYGGYRGKRSPVAEPEPEAEPGFVHGGFHRGFGGFGGLGGFGGFGGHGFGYGGYRGKRSPVAEPEPEAEPGFVHGGFHRGFGGFGGLGGFGHFGGGRYYG; from the exons ATGATGTccaag ACGATTATCGCCACCTTAGCCGTAGTCCTTTTGGGGATAGTAGCAGCTGATCCTGTTGCTGAACCTGAAGCCAAAGCTGATCCTGGATTCCACAGTGGATTCCACAGAGGCTTcggaggatttggaggatttggtGGATTTGGTGGCCATTTCGGTGGACATGGATTGGGATATGGAGGCTACCGTGGAAAGAGAAGCccagtagctgagcctgaagcCAAGGCTGTGGCTGTGGCTGACCCTGAAGCTGAAGCCGATCCAGGTCACTTTGGAGGATTCCACCGTGGATTCGGCGGATTTGGAGGATTTGGTGGCTTTGGAGGTCACGGATTCGGATATGGTGGCTACCGTGGAAAGAGGAGCCCAGTAGCTGAACCCGAACCCGAAGCTGAGCCTGGATTTGTTCATGGAGGATTCCATCGAGGCTTTGGAGGATTTGGAGGTCTTGGAGGTCTTGGAGGATTTGGTGGATTTGGAGGCCACGGATTCGGATATGGAGGCTACCGTGGAAAGAGGAGCCCAGTAGCTGAACCCGAACCCGAAGCTGAGCCTGGATTCGTTCACGGTGGATTCCATcgaggatttggaggatttggaggacttggaggattTGGTGGCTTTGGAGGTCACGGATTCGGATATGGTGGCTACCGTGGAAAGAGGAGCCCAGTAGCTGAACCCGAACCCGAAGCTGAGCCTGGATTTGTTCATGGAGGATTCCATCGAGGCtttggaggatttggaggacTTGGTGGATTCGGTCATTTTGGGGGAGGCAGATATTATGGTTAA